The following coding sequences lie in one Miscanthus floridulus cultivar M001 chromosome 9, ASM1932011v1, whole genome shotgun sequence genomic window:
- the LOC136479783 gene encoding uncharacterized protein, with protein MEEEVNQNNNESIPDPVEELLPPPPNMAEIMDRQTHLMEAIARRPNNGNGQGKMAAFMRLHPPTFDISEEDPLVVDDWLPTITKKLNVVHTTDEVKVTLATHQLVGAAGEWWENYQDAVDDPEAIMWEEFIEEFRNYHIPEGIVEMKAEEFCYLRQGALIVNQYIHKFMKLSRYAPEDVNTDKKK; from the coding sequence ATGGAAGAAGAAGTTAACCAAAATAATAATGAAAGCATTCCAGATCCAGTCGAAGAACTTCTACCACCCCCACCCAACATGGCAGAAATTATGGATCGCCAGACACATCTCATGGAAGCCATCGCTAGAAGACCTAACAATGGGAATGGACAAGGAAAAATGGCAGCATTTATGAGGCTTCACCCACCCACCTTTGATATTTCTGAAGAAGACCCCTTAGTAGTAGATGACTGGTTGCCTACAATCACTAAGAAATTAAATGTCGTACACACAACCGACGAAGTAAAGGTCACCCTAGCTACCCATCAGTTGGTTGGAGCTGCAGGAGAATGGTGGGAAAACTACCAAGATGCAGTTGATGACCCCGAAGCTATCATGTGGGAAGAGTTCATAGAAGAATTCCGCAACTATCACATCCCCGAAGGAATAGTGGAAATGAAGGCAGAAGAATTCTGCTACTTAAGACAAGGAGCACTGATAGTAAATCAGTACATCCACAAGTTTATGAAGCTATCCCGCTATGCACCAGAGGATGTTAATACCGACAAGAAGAAATAG